The following proteins come from a genomic window of Pirellula staleyi DSM 6068:
- a CDS encoding BatA domain-containing protein, which yields MNFLPSLTAWQFAAAGALLALGPVIIHLLNRRQYRVVQWAAMDFLREALERNRKMLQIRDLILLALRTLAVLLFGLALARPFFSSQQEEFSSGQPLHAILLVDNSLSMGFQSSDAIGSTLLAKAQDRARQFVELLPSGSQISVIPLCGSREGYSPDPYATHELASEAIGRIAIVDRQGSLLGAINEAKKASEAAPELAKRIVLFSDAQQRNFRDLGSQGSLADVPPMQIVDVGTGVGDNTWIADIKLQDGLADIETPTTIVVTVAHAGTEPRQNIQVTLALGETVIGEKTISLEAGASQREVDFEYVFSTLSELPEPQKPVFVALRASLTPDRLPEDDERSLAAPVVAALPVLFIDQYGAESEDPIKGRLGETRHLRQLLAPRTSRSEQPRQLVRVEHITPAQLTQELLAQSRLVVIAGIEAPGEMTPLLRDYVRQGGQLLIAAGADFNPARWNEDAWLDGQGILPVPLASEAIGEVPEVAGANLQPFNLAFDSLSGESYFQLAGVAEDDLRDLYSEPFFFKAISADARGETLETLKKQLAARLVAELEELATIHTRREELAPREARGELSAIEQQKLHDDADRLKELRPTWLVWATSQTTSDEDLLPADPAARARKIAQLVDREVPRVIARYDDPAQSPFLIERRMGRGQVMLVTTGVLSSWNTLPKTNAVLVFDRILRSMTEATLPRRNFPAIDKLVLPLPSDDADLSVQLLRPKQAGLPEPLDVGYIGTEQRGVTLASLLDRGIYEVVAYRTTPLASGTSDPADPASDEAAQAVVWRLPIAIAGDPEESELAPMSQTKFEELTAGSKLRWVGAGDEISLAGTAIRGQYSWWYLVLLVLILLLVEMSVLAWPTIQSDRSSAAVTTFPLAQARPQ from the coding sequence ATGAACTTTCTTCCCTCACTCACTGCCTGGCAATTTGCTGCTGCGGGAGCCTTGCTCGCGCTGGGGCCGGTGATCATTCACCTGCTCAACCGGCGGCAATACCGCGTTGTGCAGTGGGCTGCGATGGACTTTTTGCGTGAAGCGCTCGAGCGCAATCGCAAGATGCTCCAGATTCGCGACCTCATTCTCCTAGCGCTCCGAACACTCGCCGTTCTGCTGTTCGGACTAGCACTCGCACGCCCCTTCTTCTCGTCGCAGCAAGAGGAGTTCAGCAGTGGTCAGCCGCTGCATGCCATCCTGCTGGTCGACAACAGCTTGAGCATGGGCTTTCAATCGAGCGACGCCATCGGCAGCACACTGCTGGCCAAAGCTCAAGATCGCGCTCGTCAGTTTGTCGAACTCCTTCCCAGCGGCAGTCAGATCTCGGTGATTCCTCTCTGCGGCAGTCGCGAAGGGTATAGCCCCGATCCCTACGCCACTCACGAACTCGCCAGCGAAGCGATTGGCCGAATCGCGATTGTCGATCGGCAAGGAAGTTTGCTCGGCGCCATCAACGAAGCCAAAAAAGCGAGCGAAGCTGCTCCCGAACTCGCCAAACGAATCGTCCTTTTCAGCGATGCTCAGCAGCGCAACTTTCGCGATCTCGGTTCGCAAGGTTCGCTGGCCGATGTGCCGCCGATGCAAATCGTCGATGTCGGAACCGGAGTTGGCGACAACACCTGGATCGCCGACATCAAGCTGCAAGATGGTCTGGCCGATATCGAAACCCCCACCACAATTGTCGTGACGGTGGCTCATGCAGGGACCGAACCTCGCCAAAACATTCAAGTGACACTCGCGCTTGGCGAGACGGTGATCGGCGAGAAAACGATTTCGCTCGAAGCTGGCGCAAGTCAGCGTGAAGTCGACTTCGAGTACGTCTTCAGCACCCTCTCGGAACTTCCCGAACCCCAAAAGCCTGTCTTCGTCGCGCTCCGGGCGAGCCTCACTCCCGATCGACTTCCAGAAGACGACGAGCGCTCGCTCGCTGCCCCAGTGGTCGCCGCTCTTCCCGTGCTGTTCATCGATCAGTACGGCGCTGAGAGTGAAGACCCGATCAAGGGCCGCCTCGGCGAAACGCGACATCTGCGACAACTCCTCGCGCCACGCACTTCGCGCAGCGAGCAGCCTCGCCAACTCGTCCGTGTCGAGCACATTACCCCTGCTCAGCTCACGCAAGAGCTCCTCGCGCAGTCGCGGCTCGTCGTCATCGCAGGGATCGAAGCTCCCGGCGAAATGACGCCGCTGCTTCGCGACTATGTCCGCCAAGGGGGGCAGCTCCTCATCGCTGCTGGGGCCGATTTCAACCCGGCTCGCTGGAACGAAGATGCGTGGCTCGATGGCCAAGGGATTCTCCCCGTACCACTGGCCAGCGAAGCGATTGGCGAAGTCCCCGAAGTCGCGGGGGCCAATTTGCAACCCTTCAACCTCGCCTTCGACAGCCTGTCGGGCGAGTCGTACTTTCAGCTAGCTGGCGTGGCCGAAGATGACCTTCGCGACCTCTATAGCGAGCCGTTTTTCTTCAAAGCGATCTCCGCCGACGCGCGAGGCGAAACGCTCGAAACACTCAAAAAACAGCTCGCGGCGCGTCTGGTCGCCGAGCTAGAAGAACTCGCTACGATTCACACGCGCCGCGAAGAACTCGCCCCCCGCGAAGCACGTGGCGAACTTTCGGCCATCGAGCAGCAAAAGCTGCACGATGACGCCGATCGACTCAAAGAACTCCGTCCCACCTGGCTCGTCTGGGCCACTTCGCAAACAACCAGCGACGAGGATCTGCTCCCCGCTGATCCAGCAGCTCGCGCCCGCAAGATCGCGCAGCTGGTCGACCGCGAAGTGCCGCGCGTGATTGCTCGCTACGACGATCCCGCTCAATCGCCGTTCCTCATCGAGCGTCGGATGGGTCGCGGGCAAGTGATGCTCGTCACCACTGGCGTTTTGTCGTCGTGGAACACACTCCCCAAAACTAACGCTGTGCTGGTGTTCGACAGGATCCTCCGGAGCATGACCGAAGCAACCTTGCCACGCCGCAATTTTCCCGCGATCGACAAACTGGTCCTCCCTTTGCCAAGTGACGATGCCGATCTTTCGGTGCAGCTGCTCCGCCCTAAACAGGCCGGACTTCCCGAGCCACTCGATGTGGGCTACATCGGCACCGAACAGCGGGGTGTAACGCTCGCCTCGCTCCTCGACCGAGGCATCTACGAAGTGGTCGCCTATCGCACCACGCCGCTTGCCAGCGGCACGAGCGACCCCGCTGATCCCGCCAGCGACGAGGCCGCACAAGCGGTCGTTTGGCGATTGCCGATTGCCATTGCCGGTGATCCGGAAGAATCGGAACTCGCTCCGATGTCGCAAACAAAGTTCGAAGAACTCACCGCAGGGAGCAAGCTCCGCTGGGTTGGTGCCGGCGACGAGATCAGCCTCGCAGGAACCGCGATTCGTGGCCAATACTCCTGGTGGTATCTGGTGCTGCTGGTCTTGATCCTCCTGCTCGTCGAGATGTCAGTGCTGGCTTGGCCGACGATTCAAAGTGACCGCTCCAGTGCGGCTGTGACGACCTTTCCTCTCGCCCAGGCGAGGCCGCAATGA
- a CDS encoding squalene--hopene cyclase encodes MPSVFRYSILAALLPMLVVGPLAAQEGSKTPAAATRAVAGPLLTPDNELTPASELALDRGLDWLARNQGPEGNWGSKDLGLVSMGALAFMSAGHAPGRGKYGRELDRAIEYVTNNAKPSGLLNISDQQRDMYNHGLATFVLGQAHGMTTTKDRRLNRVLDNALKLIASTQCEDGGWDYQAKRQQFGHDLSLAVMQAKALRSAVDSGLEVPPEVINLAITSVREHYSPSGDRRATEAEQQKMPGQFTYGRGGGGPSIAMAACGVVCLQEFGQYDDWRIPKNMEVIQAAIRELPKSKNRDGNMPFDAYTLYYVGQALYQVNGEYWQTNYPLLRDYLVESQINKVGEPNIHGCWRDNGARGGGRVGGKEGELYGTSVACFILAIPNRYLPILQEGKIESFRQKYSEN; translated from the coding sequence ATGCCCTCCGTTTTCCGCTACTCGATTCTTGCCGCGCTGCTGCCGATGCTCGTCGTCGGTCCGCTCGCCGCCCAAGAGGGCTCGAAGACACCCGCTGCCGCAACTCGCGCGGTCGCCGGTCCGCTGCTCACGCCCGACAACGAACTCACCCCTGCCAGCGAACTGGCTCTCGACAGAGGGCTCGATTGGCTTGCTCGCAATCAAGGTCCCGAGGGGAACTGGGGCTCGAAAGATCTCGGTCTGGTGAGCATGGGGGCCTTGGCTTTCATGTCGGCCGGTCATGCTCCAGGACGGGGAAAGTATGGTCGCGAACTCGACCGGGCCATCGAGTATGTCACCAATAACGCCAAGCCCTCGGGGCTGCTGAACATCTCCGACCAGCAGCGCGACATGTACAACCATGGTCTGGCGACGTTTGTCCTCGGACAAGCGCACGGCATGACCACCACCAAAGACCGGCGGCTCAATCGTGTGCTCGATAACGCCCTCAAACTGATCGCCAGCACGCAGTGCGAAGATGGCGGCTGGGACTATCAAGCCAAACGCCAGCAGTTTGGTCACGACCTCAGCCTCGCGGTGATGCAGGCCAAGGCGCTCCGCTCGGCGGTTGATAGTGGTCTCGAAGTTCCCCCCGAAGTGATCAACCTCGCCATCACGAGTGTTCGCGAGCATTACAGCCCCAGCGGCGATCGTCGGGCTACCGAAGCCGAACAGCAAAAAATGCCGGGGCAGTTCACCTACGGCCGAGGTGGTGGTGGCCCTTCGATCGCCATGGCCGCTTGTGGCGTCGTTTGCTTGCAAGAGTTCGGTCAGTACGACGACTGGCGCATCCCCAAAAACATGGAAGTGATCCAGGCAGCGATTCGCGAACTTCCAAAGTCCAAAAATCGCGACGGCAACATGCCGTTCGATGCCTACACGCTCTACTACGTCGGCCAAGCGCTCTATCAAGTCAACGGCGAGTACTGGCAAACCAACTATCCTCTGCTACGCGACTATCTGGTCGAATCGCAAATCAACAAAGTTGGGGAACCGAACATCCACGGCTGTTGGCGCGACAACGGAGCCCGTGGCGGCGGCCGCGTCGGCGGGAAAGAAGGAGAACTCTACGGCACGAGTGTCGCCTGCTTCATCCTGGCGATTCCCAATCGCTATCTCCCCATCCTGCAAGAGGGAAAGATCGAAAGCTTCCGTCAGAAATACAGCGAAAACTAA
- a CDS encoding PQQ-binding-like beta-propeller repeat protein — MTDEQLLALVEQKAPEELTLEEIELLRSRLETSPAIREALAAQLEVDTKLSVVLARSTKLTPEQILARQPSLAQGNSRVVLIALLLVIPIVGLSGAILWNVIAPSIASVDSADDPAKETNESDADQPETADDKTAAASSSDAEDPASQPASGQPSGPTPPRAENAPGNPAPAATSEPVKPAPPPLPWQAVIDAQGPLPPLSEVAFRQFDTEKKLPLTADVRPWFAAVPGMNHRIADTNTQRGKCAQLEGIARLLSPWTNDSALRLSLENYNQLQIHCYSGSSGVTLYYYEDQSYKWAAYTHTRDGNKPRPKSQSFTLTSTDDERNRRSEIRHGGPIELRYRNGQIILSRGDVQLITAPLPTAPDDVYFDGRVAFHGIELVRTEGDPRPLHSAPVALAIEKPAELTWQFANPSKTPSQEDLEWAAKFMPQPVAGGGIRLSADNPERRLNYVALLPRPVLGEVVLQLADIGPGTGVFLGRADGKSHEVLRFLKNKRGDCPLVARLRGWETEWEADFYPYTERPLAATQTACFVKLNYGCGSVRWSLSADGKSWATVDVPHENQPGEVMSIGLEIPQKTPKTGITIQRIELREFTGLTQLAQADLLAKVPHVGDLTTYAQWQAALLASQPREVPLDAWRRTFAVATLAQGLTSKVSFPVLEGLLDDPLLATLPLEKQIAALSDAALMTSDFRNNQSMRRSVPQRFIDLAMREISRTGVQSFSEIRRASLSYSVNSWQQQEFDPSDLFRALLCHAVYEGNPADILMLSQQLRFYHTAERAPLLDWAESIALRSRVDASGEGLTRLKDGWRHPLIEQLSKDTYSRLTEIQSVIESEAWNDAARMITSIDPESAPGVAPYFGDRSLLASLPVAIDLMLADHPPLREALATQFAPLAKLRLAQATLSGNAPLVELAAVQFSGTDSAAEAHQWLGDRALASGWFERARLEYEQARARNPALAAELAPRIRLAAAMLGVEAEAPVTADVRFGDISMSASNYETMIREMIARGDRGLTAVAAPVTDVPAPTSYTLKTQARLDGPAGERPNEEQGSRTNQNKVPWVDLQIEQVLDGNILYVSNRFQLAAYDLSNNGTRLWQSQAPPGSMQAAQKLTGIPFRPVVTSDRIFIRMHYGDSPQLCCYEKSSGKLLWNTASPDRQRFISDPILLQGRLGVMGLSPLEQDEAVVTWQLVDWASGQIQSTHEIVRLRSIWLARQQCDVAADLDQAIASLGGIVVAFDPRGQVRWMRKQTTMPPEEDSSWVRQRFQPPLVVGDTAYIAQAGVRELLAVDRKTGRLRWSRVLPSLVGITGIAAGQLIAEESTGLTALDPATGRSVWTYDAPHMHPRVMLGAKSLLIATRYPLKENEKPRASRLIWIDAATGLPTQSAKLEGLDDDEPRIGLMQLRGDRIWLWFGKSQHDTTRDLVELTPSGPALPVVVLDPSTRAWQQRLAPELREATALLASPFQLLEAQAGDRTGLLAEAHGKSQVVSLRGDTNNPILWSMPAAKLTGGKKLRLEAARDNGWEGKITLRCGDRVLQETVITDAAFPDRWVNLTADLSPAQASTDWITLELLQTGGGASPWYFKTLAVE; from the coding sequence ATGACCGACGAGCAATTGCTCGCTCTCGTCGAGCAAAAAGCTCCTGAAGAGTTGACGCTCGAAGAGATCGAACTCCTACGTTCTCGCCTCGAAACTTCCCCCGCGATCCGCGAAGCACTCGCCGCTCAACTGGAAGTCGACACGAAGCTCTCCGTCGTTTTGGCGCGCTCCACCAAGCTCACTCCCGAGCAAATCTTGGCGCGACAGCCGTCGCTCGCGCAAGGCAACTCGCGCGTGGTGCTGATCGCGCTGCTGTTGGTGATTCCGATCGTCGGGCTCTCGGGGGCCATTCTGTGGAACGTCATCGCGCCGAGCATCGCCTCGGTCGATTCAGCTGATGATCCCGCGAAAGAGACCAACGAATCAGACGCCGACCAGCCAGAAACGGCTGACGACAAAACAGCGGCAGCATCGTCAAGCGATGCAGAAGATCCAGCGAGCCAGCCAGCTTCAGGCCAGCCGAGTGGCCCAACACCTCCGCGTGCTGAAAACGCTCCTGGCAATCCGGCACCAGCTGCTACGAGTGAGCCGGTGAAACCCGCTCCACCACCCCTGCCGTGGCAGGCGGTGATCGATGCGCAGGGACCGCTGCCACCCCTGTCGGAAGTGGCGTTTCGTCAATTCGACACCGAGAAGAAATTGCCGCTGACAGCCGATGTGCGCCCCTGGTTTGCTGCCGTTCCCGGCATGAATCACCGCATCGCCGACACCAACACGCAGCGCGGCAAGTGTGCACAGCTCGAGGGAATTGCTCGCCTGCTGTCCCCCTGGACCAACGATTCGGCGCTGCGGCTGTCGCTCGAAAACTACAATCAGCTGCAGATCCACTGCTACAGCGGATCGTCGGGCGTAACGCTCTACTACTACGAAGATCAAAGCTACAAATGGGCTGCTTACACCCACACCCGCGACGGCAATAAGCCGCGTCCCAAAAGCCAATCGTTCACCCTCACTTCGACCGACGACGAGCGAAATCGACGGAGCGAAATTCGGCACGGTGGTCCGATCGAGCTCCGCTATCGAAACGGACAAATCATTCTCTCGCGCGGCGATGTGCAGCTCATCACCGCTCCGCTGCCAACAGCTCCCGACGACGTCTATTTCGATGGACGCGTAGCCTTTCATGGGATCGAGTTGGTCCGGACCGAGGGAGACCCACGACCACTCCACTCAGCACCGGTGGCACTTGCGATCGAGAAGCCGGCCGAACTCACTTGGCAGTTTGCGAACCCCAGCAAAACACCCTCGCAGGAAGACCTCGAGTGGGCTGCTAAGTTCATGCCTCAGCCGGTGGCAGGCGGAGGCATTCGTCTCTCGGCCGACAACCCCGAACGACGCTTGAACTATGTCGCTCTCTTGCCTCGGCCTGTGCTTGGTGAAGTGGTGCTCCAGCTGGCCGACATTGGTCCCGGGACCGGCGTTTTTCTCGGTCGCGCCGACGGCAAGTCGCACGAAGTTCTCCGCTTCCTCAAAAACAAGCGTGGCGATTGCCCACTCGTCGCGCGACTTCGGGGCTGGGAAACCGAATGGGAAGCCGATTTCTATCCCTACACCGAACGGCCACTCGCCGCGACGCAAACCGCCTGCTTTGTGAAACTGAACTACGGTTGCGGCAGTGTCCGCTGGTCGCTGAGCGCCGATGGAAAGTCGTGGGCCACGGTCGATGTGCCGCACGAAAATCAGCCCGGCGAAGTGATGTCGATTGGGCTCGAAATCCCTCAAAAAACGCCCAAAACAGGAATCACGATCCAGCGCATCGAACTGCGCGAGTTCACCGGACTAACGCAATTAGCCCAAGCGGACTTGCTCGCAAAAGTGCCGCACGTCGGAGACCTGACGACGTATGCGCAGTGGCAAGCGGCGCTACTTGCCAGTCAGCCGCGCGAAGTGCCGCTCGATGCGTGGCGACGTACGTTTGCCGTCGCTACGCTGGCGCAAGGCTTAACGAGCAAGGTTTCATTTCCGGTACTCGAAGGCCTGCTCGACGATCCGCTGCTCGCCACGCTGCCGCTCGAAAAACAAATCGCAGCGCTTTCCGATGCCGCTTTGATGACGTCCGACTTTCGCAACAATCAGTCGATGCGGCGCAGTGTTCCGCAGCGATTCATCGATCTGGCGATGCGCGAAATCTCCCGCACCGGAGTGCAGTCGTTTAGCGAAATTCGTCGCGCAAGTTTGTCGTACTCGGTCAATTCCTGGCAGCAGCAAGAGTTCGACCCGAGCGATCTGTTTCGGGCGCTGCTGTGCCACGCGGTCTACGAAGGAAATCCGGCCGACATTCTGATGCTCAGCCAGCAGCTTCGCTTTTATCACACCGCCGAGCGTGCGCCGCTGCTCGACTGGGCCGAGAGCATTGCCCTCCGCTCGCGCGTGGATGCGAGTGGCGAAGGACTCACGCGACTCAAAGATGGCTGGCGTCATCCCCTCATCGAACAGCTGAGCAAAGATACCTACTCGCGCCTCACCGAGATTCAGTCGGTGATCGAAAGCGAAGCGTGGAACGATGCCGCGCGGATGATCACGTCGATCGATCCCGAATCGGCTCCCGGTGTAGCACCCTATTTCGGCGACCGCAGTTTGCTCGCCAGTTTGCCGGTAGCCATCGATCTGATGCTGGCCGATCATCCCCCGCTTCGCGAAGCCTTGGCCACCCAGTTTGCTCCCCTCGCGAAGCTTCGATTAGCGCAGGCCACCTTGTCGGGCAACGCGCCGCTGGTCGAACTCGCTGCTGTTCAATTTTCAGGAACCGATTCCGCTGCCGAAGCGCATCAGTGGCTCGGCGATCGCGCGCTGGCCAGTGGCTGGTTCGAGCGTGCGCGACTCGAGTACGAGCAAGCCCGCGCGCGCAATCCAGCGCTCGCTGCCGAGTTGGCTCCCCGCATTCGACTCGCCGCCGCTATGCTCGGTGTCGAAGCTGAAGCCCCCGTCACCGCCGACGTCCGTTTTGGTGACATTTCGATGTCGGCCAGCAACTACGAAACGATGATTCGCGAGATGATCGCGCGGGGCGATCGTGGTCTCACCGCCGTGGCTGCGCCGGTCACCGACGTCCCCGCTCCCACGTCGTATACCCTCAAAACGCAAGCCCGACTCGATGGCCCTGCTGGCGAGCGCCCCAACGAAGAACAAGGGAGCCGCACGAATCAAAACAAAGTTCCGTGGGTCGATTTGCAGATCGAGCAAGTGCTCGATGGCAACATCCTTTACGTCAGCAATCGTTTTCAGCTCGCCGCCTACGACCTCAGCAACAACGGCACTCGCCTCTGGCAATCGCAAGCTCCACCCGGCTCGATGCAAGCAGCGCAGAAACTGACCGGCATTCCGTTTCGTCCCGTCGTCACCAGCGACCGCATTTTCATACGCATGCACTACGGCGACTCGCCGCAACTCTGCTGCTACGAAAAATCGTCGGGCAAACTCCTTTGGAATACCGCGAGCCCCGATCGACAACGCTTCATTTCCGATCCGATCTTGCTGCAAGGTCGTCTCGGCGTGATGGGACTTTCGCCTCTGGAGCAAGACGAAGCGGTGGTCACCTGGCAACTGGTCGACTGGGCAAGTGGACAGATTCAATCGACGCACGAAATTGTGCGACTGCGAAGCATTTGGCTCGCACGTCAGCAGTGCGATGTCGCTGCCGATCTCGATCAAGCGATTGCGTCGCTCGGCGGCATCGTGGTCGCCTTCGATCCTCGGGGACAAGTCCGCTGGATGCGTAAGCAAACCACCATGCCTCCGGAGGAAGATAGCAGCTGGGTGCGGCAACGTTTTCAGCCGCCATTGGTGGTGGGTGATACCGCCTACATCGCTCAGGCTGGGGTTCGCGAACTCCTGGCGGTCGATCGCAAAACGGGACGGCTCCGCTGGTCGCGCGTGCTGCCATCGCTCGTCGGCATCACTGGCATCGCCGCCGGACAGCTCATCGCTGAAGAGTCGACAGGTCTCACGGCGCTTGATCCGGCGACAGGTCGGAGCGTCTGGACCTACGATGCGCCGCACATGCATCCCCGGGTCATGCTCGGCGCTAAGTCGCTGCTGATCGCGACCCGCTACCCTCTGAAGGAAAACGAAAAGCCCCGCGCCAGTCGCCTGATCTGGATCGATGCCGCCACCGGACTTCCGACCCAAAGCGCGAAGCTCGAAGGGCTCGACGACGACGAGCCACGCATCGGACTGATGCAGCTGCGAGGCGACCGCATTTGGCTCTGGTTCGGCAAGTCGCAGCACGACACCACGCGCGATTTGGTGGAGCTGACCCCCAGCGGACCTGCGCTGCCGGTCGTCGTGCTCGATCCCTCGACCCGCGCCTGGCAGCAGCGGCTAGCGCCCGAACTTCGCGAGGCCACCGCGCTGCTCGCAAGCCCGTTTCAGCTGCTCGAGGCCCAAGCGGGGGACCGAACGGGACTTCTGGCGGAAGCACACGGCAAGTCGCAAGTGGTTTCTCTGCGAGGGGATACAAACAATCCGATCCTCTGGAGCATGCCCGCCGCCAAGCTCACTGGCGGGAAGAAACTGCGGCTCGAAGCGGCTCGCGACAACGGCTGGGAAGGGAAAATCACCCTCCGCTGCGGCGATCGCGTGCTGCAGGAAACCGTCATCACCGACGCTGCTTTTCCCGATCGCTGGGTGAACCTCACTGCCGATCTCTCCCCTGCCCAAGCGAGCACCGACTGGATCACCCTCGAGCTGCTGCAAACGGGCGGTGGTGCGTCCCCGTGGTATTTCAAAACCCTCGCCGTCGAGTAG
- a CDS encoding sigma-70 family RNA polymerase sigma factor: MKTSRPTSAALEMARDLSVVRDLAASGEATQRRGEAYEVSGHHALVQAVQRGDKKAFSVLIELYQQTVLGFLRARLTEHSDAEDLSQEVFLRCYLGRERLDRASAVGSWLIGIARNVLREHVRKRQRRKEVAWTELCLEIDELRVSVADHDDESMQHLPACISSLGPSARQAIELRYGAQLRMAKIAEYLKRSEGAVKLLVHRARQALKHCLDTKRGGAA, from the coding sequence GTGAAAACGTCTCGTCCCACCTCCGCTGCCCTCGAGATGGCTCGCGACCTGTCGGTCGTGCGCGATTTGGCAGCGTCGGGGGAAGCGACGCAGCGTCGCGGCGAGGCCTACGAAGTCTCGGGGCATCACGCGCTGGTGCAAGCAGTACAGCGGGGGGACAAAAAAGCTTTCTCGGTCCTGATTGAGCTCTATCAGCAAACGGTGCTCGGATTCTTGCGAGCACGGCTCACCGAACACTCCGACGCTGAAGATTTGAGCCAGGAAGTTTTCCTACGCTGCTATCTGGGGCGCGAGCGGCTTGATCGAGCTTCGGCGGTGGGAAGTTGGCTGATCGGCATCGCGCGGAACGTGCTCCGCGAGCATGTACGCAAGCGCCAGCGCCGCAAAGAAGTCGCCTGGACCGAGCTCTGCCTCGAGATCGACGAACTCCGTGTCTCGGTGGCTGATCACGACGATGAATCGATGCAGCATTTGCCCGCCTGCATCAGTTCGCTGGGCCCCAGTGCTCGGCAGGCGATCGAACTTCGCTATGGCGCACAGCTGCGCATGGCCAAGATCGCCGAGTACCTGAAACGGAGCGAAGGGGCTGTGAAACTTTTGGTCCATCGAGCGCGGCAAGCGCTCAAGCATTGTCTTGATACGAAACGTGGTGGTGCCGCATGA
- a CDS encoding DUF1028 domain-containing protein yields the protein MNTKIHRRSLLSRALLTGSALGLSSLSPAALAPSWGDDLSSIARDELAQQRERREIVATFSIVACDPEHGEVGAAVASMYPSVGRVVPYVKAGIGAFCTQHYHVPKWGEPALAMLKEGKRPERVLAELLESDPQPGARQLAIVNMKGEVAVHNPDTAPKESSYWGAQTGKFYSCQGNTLTGREVIAGMAAAYEATEGSLADRLMAALLAGDCAGGDHRGRLAAGIRVDKVREQDEAEFKLWLDLQVDRSDDAVIELAEAYAKLEHEAKGAWRGGKLPFQHPCKERPEPAPPTR from the coding sequence ATGAACACCAAAATTCATCGCCGATCGTTGCTCTCGCGAGCACTTCTTACCGGCTCGGCTCTCGGCCTCTCTTCACTAAGTCCCGCAGCGCTCGCTCCTAGCTGGGGAGACGATCTTTCGAGCATCGCGCGCGACGAACTAGCACAGCAGCGCGAGCGCCGCGAGATTGTCGCTACGTTTTCAATCGTCGCCTGCGATCCCGAGCATGGCGAAGTGGGGGCTGCAGTCGCGAGCATGTACCCTTCCGTGGGGCGCGTCGTTCCGTATGTCAAAGCGGGGATCGGCGCGTTCTGCACGCAGCACTATCACGTTCCCAAATGGGGCGAGCCGGCCTTGGCGATGCTCAAGGAAGGAAAACGCCCCGAGCGTGTGCTCGCCGAACTGCTCGAGAGCGATCCTCAGCCGGGAGCTCGGCAACTGGCGATCGTGAACATGAAGGGGGAAGTGGCTGTGCACAACCCCGATACTGCGCCGAAGGAAAGTTCGTACTGGGGGGCTCAGACCGGCAAGTTCTACAGCTGCCAAGGGAACACGCTGACCGGCCGCGAAGTGATCGCCGGCATGGCAGCTGCTTACGAAGCGACCGAAGGCTCGCTCGCCGACCGTTTGATGGCCGCGCTCCTCGCAGGGGACTGTGCTGGCGGTGATCATCGGGGACGTCTGGCAGCTGGCATCCGTGTCGACAAGGTGCGCGAGCAGGACGAAGCCGAATTCAAACTTTGGCTCGATCTGCAGGTCGACCGGAGCGACGACGCGGTGATTGAACTGGCCGAGGCGTATGCCAAGCTCGAGCACGAAGCCAAGGGAGCGTGGCGGGGTGGCAAATTGCCATTTCAGCATCCCTGTAAAGAACGTCCAGAACCAGCGCCACCAACACGTTAG
- a CDS encoding RNA polymerase sigma factor — MKATFPEIASQNTGVNLSSLTDEQLLTRYRDTRHRDYFSELVGRYQRELYSYLRRYLQDAELAEDAFQAAFLQVHLKCGQFEADRSFRPWLYTIATNQAIDAQRRSKRHRMVSLDRTSSTGGDDLGTLMDLLVSSEPNPTAQLNSEERRTWISDAVEQLPEGLRQVIDLVYFQELKYREAADVLGIPVGTVKSRVHAAVLKLTEMWNHSHPESP; from the coding sequence ATGAAAGCCACCTTCCCAGAGATCGCTTCCCAGAACACTGGTGTTAACCTGTCGTCACTGACTGACGAGCAGCTGCTCACCCGTTATCGCGACACGCGTCACCGAGATTACTTCTCGGAACTCGTAGGCCGCTATCAACGGGAACTCTACAGCTACTTGCGGCGGTACTTGCAGGACGCCGAACTGGCCGAAGACGCCTTTCAAGCTGCATTTCTGCAAGTGCACTTGAAGTGCGGACAATTCGAAGCTGATCGCTCGTTTCGTCCTTGGCTCTACACCATTGCCACCAACCAGGCGATTGATGCACAGCGAAGGAGCAAACGCCATCGGATGGTGAGTCTCGACCGAACGAGTTCGACGGGTGGTGACGATCTCGGCACGCTGATGGACCTCTTGGTCAGCAGCGAACCGAATCCGACTGCCCAACTCAATTCGGAAGAACGACGTACTTGGATTAGTGATGCGGTTGAGCAACTACCTGAAGGACTCAGGCAAGTGATCGACCTGGTTTATTTCCAAGAGCTGAAGTATCGCGAAGCTGCCGACGTGCTGGGGATCCCCGTAGGAACCGTGAAAAGCCGTGTGCATGCTGCCGTGCTGAAGCTCACCGAGATGTGGAATCACTCCCACCCCGAAAGCCCATGA